In the Acropora muricata isolate sample 2 chromosome 1, ASM3666990v1, whole genome shotgun sequence genome, one interval contains:
- the LOC136914646 gene encoding calcium-binding protein 39-like, which produces MPLFSSSKKNPVEAAKVTVDALKILAKESVSNKKTDKALEDISKQLGVMKIILFGTGDQAPLSEQVAQLAQEFYNNGIFELLVDNLHRLDFECKKDVAQIMNNILRRQIGTRYPTVEYLADHDKVLIALVEGYKNHEIALNCGVMLRECIRYEPLARRVLTANEFYNFFDYVEMSTFDIASDAFTTFKELLTKHKILCAEILEEGYDKFFGHYSKLLYSENYVTKRQSLKLLGELLLDRHNFTVMTKYISNPENLKLMMNMLKDKSRNIQFEAFHVFKVFVANPNKTAPIHDILVRNKEKLVEFLTNFHNDRTEDEQFNDEKTYLIKQIKEL; this is translated from the exons ATGCCTCTATTTAGCTCCTCCAAAAAGAATCCTGTAGAAGCTGCCAAGGTGACTGTTGATGCACTGAAAATTTTAGCAAAAGAATCTGTTAGTAACAAGAAAACAGATAAG GCTTTGGAAGACATTTCAAAACAGCTTGGTGTGATGAAAATAATTCTCTTTGGAACTGGAG ATCAAGCACCATTGTCAGAACAAGTTGCCCAATTAGCCCAAGAATTTTATAACAATGGTATATTTGAGTTGCTTGTTGACAACCTTCATAGGTTGGACTTTGAG TGCAAAAAGGATGTTGCTCAAATTATGAACAACATTTTAAGGAGACAGATTGGCACTCGATATCCAACAGTGGAGTACCTTGCTGATCATGACAAAGTCTTGATCGCACTTGTAGAAGG GTATAAAAATCATGAAATAGCACTTAATTGTGGAGTGATGCTCAGGGAGTGTATACGTTATGAACCATTGGCAAGGAGAGTTCTCACAGCTAATGAATTCTACAATTTCTTTGATTATGTGGAAATGTCAACATTCGACATTGCATCAGACGCTTTCACAACATTTAAG GAACTCCtcacaaaacacaaaattttgtGTGCAGAGATTCTTGAAGAAGGATATGATAAG TTTTTTGGACATTATAGCAAGCTGTTGTACTCTGAGAATTATGTCACAAAACGACAGTCATTAAAG CTTCTTGGTGAGCTCTTACTGGATCGTCACAATTTCACTGTGATGACAAAATACATTAGCAATCCTGAAAACTTGAAACTGATGATGAACATGCTCAAGGACAAAAGTAGAAACATCCAATTTGAAGCTTTCCATGTGTTCAAG GTATTTGTTGCTAACCCAAATAAGACAGCACCAATACATGACATCCTTGtgagaaacaaagaaaagcttGTGGAGTTCCTGACAAACTTCCACAATGACAGGACAG aGGATGAACAATTTAATGATGAGAAAACATACTTAATCAAGCAAATAAAGGAACTGTAA